In Persicimonas caeni, a single window of DNA contains:
- a CDS encoding FAD-binding oxidoreductase, giving the protein MSKREQSFWGWGYADKFPDDEGRKNLGSQVTAMLGFDEVELLEPPSLDDVELRPPRVEPPEALAAICSTDKRERTTHTYGKAYRDIVRGFRADFGEPPDFVAYPTSADDVRRVLDWASDEEVAVVPFGGGTSVVGGVETDVTNGASGSFRGVVSLDMRCMDRVLEVDKTSRAARIQAGATGPRLAEQLHEHDLSFRHYPQSYEFSTFGGWIATRAGGHYATRYTHIDDFIESVQMIAPAGEFQTRRLPASGAGPSPDALALGSEGALGVITEAWTRVHLRPRFRSKASVHFAEFEDAVRATREVVQSGLAPANLRLLDSREAMLNGVVFDGSNVLLVAFESPRVPTEPDLERALEICREFDGKLAGEPVHVDEHDKSPDSEAGGRWRSSFFEGPYLQNTMVSLGVIADTFETACTWDRFDTLHRRIITDVRDAMKRVCGAGFISCRFTHVYPDGPAPYYTFLAPAKVGSELEQWDEIKSAAAEAIADVGATITHHHAVGRTHKPWYKREVPELFQRGLQQVKESFDPKGVLNPGVLL; this is encoded by the coding sequence ATGAGCAAAAGAGAGCAGAGTTTTTGGGGTTGGGGCTACGCCGACAAGTTTCCCGATGACGAAGGTCGGAAGAACCTCGGCTCGCAGGTGACCGCCATGCTCGGCTTCGACGAGGTCGAGCTTTTGGAGCCCCCGAGCCTCGACGACGTCGAGCTTCGCCCGCCGCGTGTCGAGCCGCCCGAGGCGCTCGCGGCCATCTGCTCGACCGACAAGCGCGAGCGCACCACGCACACCTATGGCAAGGCGTACCGCGACATCGTGCGCGGGTTTCGCGCCGACTTCGGCGAGCCGCCCGACTTCGTGGCCTACCCCACGAGCGCCGACGACGTGCGGCGTGTACTCGATTGGGCGAGCGACGAGGAGGTCGCGGTGGTGCCCTTTGGCGGCGGCACGAGCGTCGTCGGGGGCGTCGAGACCGACGTGACCAACGGCGCGAGCGGGAGCTTTCGCGGGGTCGTCTCCCTCGACATGCGCTGCATGGACCGGGTGCTCGAGGTCGACAAGACCTCGCGCGCCGCGCGCATCCAGGCCGGCGCGACCGGCCCGAGGCTCGCCGAGCAGCTCCACGAGCACGATCTGTCGTTTCGCCACTACCCGCAGTCCTACGAGTTCTCGACCTTCGGCGGCTGGATCGCCACGCGCGCCGGCGGCCACTACGCCACCCGCTACACCCATATCGACGACTTCATCGAGTCGGTGCAGATGATCGCGCCGGCGGGCGAGTTCCAGACGCGCCGCCTGCCCGCCTCGGGCGCCGGCCCGTCGCCCGACGCGCTCGCGCTCGGCTCGGAGGGAGCGCTGGGCGTAATCACCGAGGCGTGGACCCGCGTGCACCTGCGGCCCCGATTTCGAAGCAAGGCGAGCGTGCATTTCGCCGAGTTCGAGGATGCGGTGAGGGCTACGCGGGAGGTGGTTCAGTCGGGCCTTGCGCCGGCGAACTTGCGGCTGCTCGACAGCCGCGAGGCGATGCTCAACGGCGTGGTCTTCGACGGAAGCAACGTGCTCCTGGTCGCCTTCGAGTCGCCGCGGGTGCCCACCGAGCCCGACCTCGAGCGTGCGCTCGAGATTTGCCGCGAGTTCGACGGAAAGCTCGCCGGCGAGCCGGTCCATGTCGACGAGCACGACAAGTCGCCCGACTCGGAGGCCGGCGGCCGGTGGCGGAGCTCGTTCTTCGAGGGCCCCTACCTGCAAAACACGATGGTCAGCCTGGGCGTCATCGCCGACACCTTCGAGACCGCCTGCACCTGGGACCGCTTCGACACGCTCCACCGGCGCATCATCACGGACGTGCGCGACGCGATGAAGCGCGTGTGCGGCGCAGGCTTCATCTCGTGTCGGTTCACCCACGTCTACCCCGACGGCCCGGCGCCCTATTATACCTTTTTGGCGCCCGCCAAGGTCGGCTCGGAGCTCGAGCAGTGGGACGAGATCAAGAGCGCGGCCGCCGAGGCCATCGCCGATGTCGGCGCGACCATCACCCACCATCACGCCGTCGGGCGCACCCACAAGCCGTGGTACAAACGCGAAGTTCCCGAGCTATTTCAACGGGGTCTACAGCAAGTGAAGGAATCGTTCGACCCCAAGGGTGTGTTGAACCCGGGGGTTTTGCTCTGA
- the egtD gene encoding L-histidine N(alpha)-methyltransferase, with protein MERTATSADSAAPTFLSEALAGLTKPRKTLPCKYFYDARGSQLFEEICGLDEYYPTRTELGIMEEHVDGMADAVGPDVRLVELGAGSGRKTRLLLDALDGPAAYLPVEISQAALDGCARRLREAFPDLEVLSVCADYTRRVDLPRPQTAYEGTAAYFPGSTIGNFEPDEARTFLNRVARLVGEGGGLLIGVDLQKERDVLEDAYNDARGVTAAFNLNLLERINRELDGDFDLDAFHHRARWNPDEGRIEMHLVSRRPQQVNLADEAIDFDEGEYITTEYSYKYTEESFEALAQSAGFEAKQVWTDDREWFSVWYLEA; from the coding sequence ATGGAGCGAACCGCAACGAGCGCCGACAGCGCCGCCCCCACCTTTTTGTCCGAAGCGCTCGCCGGGCTCACGAAGCCCCGAAAGACGCTGCCGTGCAAGTACTTCTACGACGCGCGCGGCTCGCAACTCTTCGAGGAGATCTGCGGCCTCGACGAGTACTATCCGACGCGCACCGAGCTGGGCATCATGGAGGAGCACGTCGACGGGATGGCCGACGCGGTCGGCCCCGACGTGCGCCTGGTGGAGCTGGGCGCGGGCAGCGGGCGCAAGACGCGCCTGCTTCTCGACGCGCTCGACGGCCCGGCGGCCTACCTACCCGTCGAGATCTCGCAGGCCGCGCTCGACGGGTGCGCCAGGCGGCTGCGCGAGGCCTTCCCGGACCTCGAGGTGCTCTCGGTCTGCGCCGACTACACCCGGCGGGTCGACCTCCCTCGCCCTCAAACGGCCTACGAAGGCACCGCTGCCTACTTTCCCGGCTCGACCATCGGCAACTTCGAGCCCGACGAGGCGCGCACCTTCCTCAACCGCGTCGCCCGGCTGGTCGGCGAGGGCGGCGGCCTGCTCATCGGCGTCGACCTGCAAAAGGAGCGCGACGTCCTCGAAGATGCCTACAACGACGCACGCGGCGTGACCGCCGCCTTCAACCTCAACCTGCTCGAGCGCATCAACCGCGAACTCGACGGGGACTTCGACCTCGACGCCTTCCACCACCGCGCCCGCTGGAACCCCGACGAGGGCCGCATCGAGATGCACCTCGTCAGCCGACGCCCCCAACAAGTCAACTTGGCCGACGAGGCCATCGACTTCGACGAAGGCGAGTACATCACCACCGAGTACAGCTACAAATACACCGAGGAGAGCTTCGAGGCGCTCGCCCAGAGCGCCGGCTTCGAGGCGAAGCAAGTGTGGACGGACGATCGGGAGTGGTTTAGCGTGTGGTATCTGGAAGCTTAA
- a CDS encoding DUF2330 domain-containing protein, which translates to MNVRTMTKWAAAALLVGLVGLAAPQRADAFCGFYVGGGSADLFANATQAAMMREGNRTVMSIQNNYQGPTEDFAMVVPVPVVLQETDVKTLPQDLFDKMDRLTAPRLVEYWEQDPCASPPMYEDSPTAGGGGTRDDVDTGGVTVEAEFKVGEYEVVILSATESTGLETWLNDNQYNIPQNAAPFLDPYVQNGSKFFVAKVDPNEVTFENGQAVLSPLRFHYDTPEFKIPIRLGLINSGGRQDLIVYTLGQNQRYEVANYDNVIIPTNIEVVDDVRHDFATFYRRLFQETVNQNPNAVVTEYSWDASTCDPCPGPTLDAGDYLTLGADVLPGQPTWNWTITRLHARYEKTDIGADLVFREAPPIVGGRERYDASGNLETGSEPGTVNNFQGRYIIRHHWTGPVMCQDPTFGRWGGPPGEEGGPSISTNPSPNTEGGQEQTPGSLDDSQLEELVIDAIPELGVTPAPRERSDAACTVRGVHGAIPAGFAVVLGLFGLAVIRRRRD; encoded by the coding sequence ATGAATGTACGAACGATGACGAAATGGGCAGCGGCCGCGCTGCTCGTGGGACTGGTCGGGCTGGCTGCGCCGCAGCGCGCCGACGCCTTTTGCGGGTTCTATGTGGGAGGCGGCAGCGCCGACCTCTTCGCCAACGCCACCCAGGCGGCGATGATGCGTGAGGGCAACCGCACCGTCATGTCGATCCAGAACAACTACCAGGGGCCGACCGAAGACTTCGCCATGGTCGTGCCCGTGCCGGTGGTGTTGCAGGAGACCGACGTCAAGACGCTGCCCCAGGACTTGTTCGACAAGATGGACCGGCTCACCGCTCCGCGGCTGGTCGAGTATTGGGAGCAAGACCCCTGTGCGTCCCCGCCCATGTACGAGGACTCGCCGACGGCGGGCGGCGGCGGGACCCGCGACGACGTCGACACCGGCGGTGTGACCGTCGAAGCCGAGTTCAAAGTCGGCGAGTACGAGGTCGTCATCCTGAGCGCCACCGAGTCGACCGGTCTGGAGACCTGGCTCAACGACAACCAGTACAATATCCCGCAGAACGCCGCGCCGTTTCTCGACCCGTACGTCCAGAACGGCTCGAAGTTCTTCGTCGCCAAGGTCGACCCCAACGAGGTCACCTTCGAGAACGGCCAGGCGGTGTTGTCGCCGCTTCGCTTCCACTACGACACCCCCGAGTTCAAGATCCCGATTCGCCTCGGCCTCATCAACTCGGGCGGCCGCCAGGACCTCATCGTCTACACGCTGGGCCAGAACCAGCGCTACGAGGTCGCCAACTATGATAACGTGATCATCCCGACCAATATCGAGGTGGTCGACGACGTGCGCCACGACTTCGCGACCTTTTATCGACGCCTCTTCCAAGAGACCGTCAACCAGAACCCGAACGCCGTGGTCACCGAGTACTCCTGGGACGCGTCGACCTGCGACCCGTGCCCCGGGCCGACGCTCGACGCCGGCGACTACCTGACGCTGGGCGCCGACGTGCTCCCCGGCCAGCCGACTTGGAACTGGACGATCACCCGGCTGCACGCGCGCTACGAGAAGACTGATATCGGCGCCGACCTCGTCTTCCGCGAGGCCCCGCCGATCGTCGGCGGCCGTGAGCGCTACGACGCGAGCGGCAACCTGGAGACGGGCTCCGAGCCGGGCACCGTCAACAACTTCCAGGGCCGCTACATCATCCGACACCACTGGACCGGACCGGTGATGTGCCAGGACCCGACGTTCGGCCGCTGGGGAGGACCTCCCGGCGAAGAGGGCGGTCCGTCCATCAGCACCAACCCGAGCCCGAACACCGAGGGCGGCCAAGAGCAGACGCCGGGCTCGCTCGACGACTCGCAGCTCGAAGAGTTGGTCATCGACGCCATCCCCGAGCTCGGCGTCACCCCGGCGCCGCGCGAGCGCAGCGACGCCGCCTGCACCGTGCGCGGTGTCCACGGCGCGATTCCGGCCGGCTTCGCCGTGGTGCTCGGCCTCTTCGGCCTGGCCGTGATTCGACGCAGACGCGACTGA
- a CDS encoding multiheme c-type cytochrome, whose amino-acid sequence MKQSYTSLSRLLAAAFLVAAGSALFVGGCESDAGKKSAGDSQPSKVKAKPALPEGVDGPMLPDEGSRFSPSLARLVEDTPHMAALTEVDKCAECHADIVAQWRDSMHAFASFNNPLYRTAFDDFQSEDQPEKVRFCAGCHDPTLLFDDSITKPVSPKEPRAHLGVTCGVCHGVKKATYDGNASYELTSAPIPIPKNDDPDSIEKHIKRVVTYPVEDDELCASCHRGFLTQATGHDVFIQGIDEHKPWRRSGYAQNPTTRLDEAVEAADCTDCHMPRTDGGEASHRFPGGHTTFAKMLGSEAQLEANKRLLENAATLDIAAVGKGDEDLPSTPDDFSIDAGERLWFDVVVRNTGTGHNFPGGVKDLRDTWLEVRMTRADGSPLAHAGVDHAETGDDPTAHRLRVLLLDEEGKDEEIHAVAHFRTPVYNHTITPRDAALVRYTFALPESLEADAFPLEIHVKLRHRRLTKAFAQASCKAASSERGQQFLAATKIQLGRAPDPCVEQPIFDMETARATVRKDGFDLPEKPAWKRWFERGLALQSTLSERLYEAHDSFDRALSSIGEHGDDHHRAMALVGKAQVFARQGSHQKAIDLFDAAEKLVGEHPAIFFGRGKAYARVWRFDKAVEEFDKAAQRVDDDRVWRKLAQGQGSLSRAAASILAARSGLTLEPRDPDLLRSQMLALQALDAPADWVEEALAAFDRFKRDEDAHLIQAKCADRSAICRNERIQVHAHELVAVD is encoded by the coding sequence ATGAAGCAGTCCTACACCAGCCTTAGCCGCCTGCTCGCCGCCGCCTTCTTGGTGGCGGCGGGCAGCGCGCTGTTCGTCGGGGGATGCGAGTCGGACGCCGGCAAAAAGTCGGCGGGCGACTCACAACCGTCGAAGGTCAAAGCGAAGCCTGCCTTGCCCGAGGGCGTCGACGGGCCGATGCTCCCCGACGAGGGCAGCCGCTTCAGCCCCTCGCTCGCCCGCCTGGTCGAAGACACCCCGCATATGGCCGCGCTCACCGAGGTCGACAAGTGCGCCGAATGCCACGCCGACATCGTCGCCCAGTGGCGCGACAGCATGCACGCCTTCGCCTCGTTCAATAACCCGCTGTACCGCACGGCCTTCGATGATTTTCAGAGTGAAGACCAGCCCGAAAAGGTCCGCTTTTGCGCCGGCTGTCACGACCCGACGCTCTTGTTCGACGACAGCATCACCAAACCCGTCAGCCCCAAAGAGCCGCGCGCGCATCTGGGCGTGACCTGCGGGGTCTGTCACGGGGTCAAAAAGGCGACCTACGACGGCAACGCGAGCTACGAACTGACTTCGGCGCCCATCCCCATCCCCAAAAACGACGACCCCGACAGCATCGAGAAGCATATCAAACGCGTGGTCACCTACCCGGTCGAAGACGACGAGCTGTGCGCCTCGTGCCACCGCGGGTTTTTGACCCAGGCCACCGGCCACGACGTCTTCATCCAGGGCATCGACGAGCACAAGCCGTGGCGACGCTCGGGCTACGCCCAGAACCCGACCACCCGCCTCGACGAGGCGGTCGAGGCGGCCGACTGCACCGACTGTCATATGCCCCGCACCGACGGGGGCGAGGCGTCGCACCGCTTCCCGGGCGGGCACACGACCTTCGCGAAGATGCTCGGCTCCGAGGCCCAGCTCGAGGCGAACAAACGCCTGCTCGAAAACGCCGCGACCCTCGACATCGCCGCGGTCGGCAAGGGCGACGAGGACCTCCCCTCGACGCCGGACGACTTCTCCATCGACGCCGGCGAGCGCCTCTGGTTCGACGTCGTCGTGCGCAACACCGGCACCGGCCACAACTTCCCGGGCGGGGTCAAAGACCTGCGCGACACCTGGCTCGAGGTACGCATGACGCGCGCCGACGGCTCGCCGCTGGCCCACGCCGGCGTCGACCACGCCGAGACGGGCGACGACCCCACCGCCCACAGGCTGCGCGTGCTTCTGCTCGACGAAGAGGGCAAAGACGAAGAGATCCACGCCGTCGCCCACTTTCGCACCCCCGTCTACAACCACACGATCACCCCGCGCGACGCCGCGCTCGTGCGCTACACCTTCGCGCTCCCCGAATCGCTGGAGGCCGACGCCTTCCCGCTGGAGATCCACGTGAAACTCCGCCACCGCCGCCTGACTAAGGCTTTCGCCCAGGCGAGCTGCAAGGCGGCGTCGAGCGAGCGCGGCCAGCAATTCTTGGCCGCGACCAAAATCCAACTCGGCCGCGCCCCCGACCCGTGCGTCGAGCAGCCCATCTTCGACATGGAGACAGCACGGGCGACCGTGCGCAAAGACGGCTTCGACCTGCCCGAGAAGCCCGCCTGGAAGCGCTGGTTCGAGCGCGGCCTGGCCCTGCAGTCGACCTTGTCCGAGCGCCTCTACGAGGCCCACGACAGTTTCGACCGCGCCTTGTCCTCTATCGGTGAACACGGCGACGACCACCACCGCGCCATGGCGCTCGTGGGCAAGGCGCAAGTCTTCGCCCGGCAGGGAAGCCACCAAAAGGCGATCGACCTGTTCGACGCCGCCGAAAAACTCGTGGGCGAGCACCCAGCGATCTTCTTCGGCCGCGGCAAGGCCTACGCGCGGGTGTGGCGCTTCGACAAGGCCGTCGAGGAGTTCGACAAGGCCGCCCAGCGCGTCGACGACGACCGCGTCTGGCGCAAGCTCGCCCAGGGGCAGGGCAGCCTGAGCCGCGCGGCCGCCTCGATCCTCGCCGCCCGCAGCGGACTGACCCTCGAGCCGCGCGATCCCGACCTGTTGCGCAGCCAAATGCTCGCCCTGCAGGCCCTCGACGCGCCCGCCGACTGGGTCGAAGAGGCGCTCGCCGCCTTCGACCGCTTCAAGCGCGACGAAGACGCGCATCTGATTCAGGCAAAGTGTGCCGACCGCTCGGCCATCTGTCGCAACGAGCGCATCCAGGTGCACGCCCACGAGCTTGTGGCAGTCGATTGA
- a CDS encoding RHS repeat domain-containing protein, with the protein MDARVLVRGIGWSLLVLGIGACSGVPLEGEPLRPGDIDGRPDQQAVSAQQAEGAEAAAEQPAKPAVEWSYTEVIEAVDTRPLPEGAVGEINCKPFEKLPDAIDVSEVREKACQQLVGALDQPGKLGADAVKGELFEASKSCGVDGPMGRRMTCWSAEGKRLASFTFPNGIAPEYEIYDYDNTPDWADEKNVAVSELRTKRVRPGSNEEPPTPCSRTFYDGNVRYEVRDTDGDGQIDKGSRRLHGPLGQFVRRDVLDANAGEYKPRSIREWNGTSFKEYDIRSGGNKDLYRIGQSDGRGNITRRQLKGMRKSVQEMKYDDEGRLIYQAQKDTPDEEGWDHVQTWKYDARGRLLKETEEDRNGRSVRTIDYGPHGPVSGVYTAAGNPPVQEVWEYDEQGRMLFSAEADGAKKLRVFSVVWNDEEKTYIAHKKVLRGDESAPSVDTVDRNLTSNYAFELWYGCFID; encoded by the coding sequence ATGGACGCACGAGTGCTGGTACGTGGAATCGGTTGGAGTCTTCTGGTCCTCGGCATAGGAGCCTGCAGCGGGGTGCCGCTCGAAGGGGAGCCGCTTCGGCCGGGAGACATAGACGGGAGGCCGGACCAACAAGCCGTCTCGGCACAGCAAGCCGAGGGAGCCGAAGCCGCAGCGGAGCAGCCTGCGAAACCTGCCGTCGAGTGGTCTTATACCGAGGTGATCGAGGCCGTCGACACGCGACCGCTGCCGGAAGGGGCAGTCGGCGAGATCAACTGCAAGCCGTTCGAGAAGTTGCCCGATGCCATTGATGTCAGCGAGGTCCGCGAGAAAGCCTGCCAGCAATTGGTGGGAGCGCTCGATCAGCCTGGAAAGCTTGGGGCCGATGCCGTCAAAGGTGAGTTGTTCGAGGCGTCGAAATCGTGCGGCGTCGATGGGCCGATGGGCAGACGGATGACCTGCTGGAGCGCCGAAGGCAAGCGGCTCGCCTCCTTTACCTTCCCCAACGGCATCGCGCCGGAATATGAGATCTACGACTACGACAACACGCCCGACTGGGCCGATGAGAAGAATGTCGCGGTCTCGGAGCTTCGCACGAAACGGGTACGGCCCGGGTCGAACGAAGAGCCGCCCACTCCGTGTAGCCGCACTTTTTACGACGGCAACGTGCGCTACGAGGTGCGCGACACCGATGGCGACGGGCAGATCGATAAAGGGAGTCGACGGCTGCATGGGCCGCTCGGACAATTCGTTCGACGCGACGTACTCGACGCGAACGCCGGCGAGTACAAGCCCAGGTCCATCCGGGAATGGAACGGCACTTCCTTCAAAGAGTACGATATCCGATCGGGTGGGAACAAAGATCTGTATCGAATTGGGCAGTCAGACGGTCGCGGCAATATCACCCGACGGCAGCTCAAGGGGATGCGTAAGTCGGTCCAAGAGATGAAATATGACGACGAAGGCCGCCTCATCTACCAGGCCCAAAAGGACACTCCGGACGAGGAGGGGTGGGACCATGTCCAGACCTGGAAGTACGACGCTCGGGGCCGCCTGTTGAAAGAGACCGAAGAAGACCGCAATGGCCGAAGTGTCCGCACAATCGACTACGGCCCCCACGGACCGGTCTCGGGGGTCTACACCGCCGCAGGCAACCCCCCCGTCCAAGAAGTCTGGGAGTACGACGAGCAGGGCCGCATGCTCTTTAGCGCCGAGGCTGACGGGGCGAAGAAGTTGCGGGTTTTCAGCGTCGTCTGGAACGACGAGGAGAAGACGTATATCGCCCACAAAAAGGTCTTGAGAGGAGACGAGAGCGCCCCCTCCGTCGACACCGTGGACCGCAACCTGACCTCCAACTACGCCTTCGAGCTGTGGTACGGCTGCTTCATCGATTGA
- a CDS encoding S1C family serine protease, with product MNSKSIRLLTALALTLCASTAYAQDGAADEDPLAAVETYQQKLFEKVAPSVIFISQGNSIGSGFFVDAQGLALTNKHVVGEAKEVKVVLQDGRKLTAKVVERAKGETDLALVKVPVKSSKALSLTGFDDLRVGSWVGSVGHGVGGVWTFTKGMVSNIYPSDKSRPIFQTQIPLNPGASGGPVFDRKGRVVGVVTAGITDSNSVNFAIRSDVALGSLDGLSEQCRCLVVTAPEGVPVFVNGKMMGKGPEVRVQLSDGKHEVFAVIKGKMKKKKVAFPKTKAVELE from the coding sequence TTGAATTCTAAGTCGATTCGTCTGCTCACTGCCCTCGCGCTCACGCTCTGCGCCTCCACGGCCTACGCCCAGGACGGCGCCGCAGACGAGGACCCGCTCGCCGCGGTCGAGACCTACCAACAGAAGTTGTTCGAGAAGGTCGCCCCGTCGGTGATCTTCATCAGCCAAGGCAACTCCATCGGCTCGGGCTTCTTCGTCGACGCCCAGGGGCTGGCGCTGACCAACAAGCACGTGGTCGGCGAGGCCAAAGAGGTCAAGGTCGTCCTCCAAGACGGCCGCAAGCTGACCGCCAAGGTCGTCGAGCGCGCCAAAGGCGAGACCGACCTGGCGCTGGTCAAAGTGCCGGTGAAGTCGTCGAAGGCGTTGTCGCTCACCGGCTTCGACGACCTGCGCGTGGGGAGCTGGGTCGGCTCGGTGGGCCACGGCGTGGGCGGCGTGTGGACCTTCACCAAGGGGATGGTCTCCAATATCTACCCCTCCGACAAGTCGCGGCCGATCTTCCAGACCCAGATCCCGCTCAACCCCGGCGCCTCCGGCGGCCCGGTCTTCGACCGCAAGGGCCGCGTGGTCGGGGTGGTCACCGCCGGCATCACCGACTCGAATAGCGTCAACTTCGCCATCCGCAGCGACGTCGCCCTGGGTTCGCTCGACGGGCTCTCCGAGCAGTGTCGCTGCCTGGTGGTCACCGCCCCCGAGGGCGTGCCCGTGTTCGTCAACGGCAAGATGATGGGCAAGGGCCCCGAAGTGCGCGTGCAGTTGTCCGACGGCAAACACGAAGTGTTCGCGGTGATCAAGGGAAAGATGAAGAAGAAGAAGGTCGCCTTTCCGAAGACGAAGGCTGTGGAGTTGGAGTGA
- a CDS encoding tetratricopeptide repeat protein: MSWQKALEAVESQLAELREQSDLADRTIAEAIRSTAWRQDVTSPLSGHEDLMFRLAWWLFVRAPALDVRYFLIGPMSLDLVVGEDRSLDELVEEIRGLEQNNELGEDNAHDISVDFLDEHLSTFEKHAKLVDRVHELGRRELEKPLSESVATILANEEQFRKLYAEITDKFVEEFDELARSGAFEEVMHSAGHDHDHAHDKEYEELDSPEDYVARAEKRFAEGDLHGAMADCNAALELDPDMVDAYLQRGVARGAHEDIQDAIVDFTEALQREPDHVAALINRGLAYYGTEQFEQALEDFDRAAEADDEAPEVFANRGIVRVALDDLEGAEEDFDRAIQLDPDSVIAYSNRAMVHRARGDVREAILDYEKAIDIDENYAEAWSALGFIFLSAEYYDEAINHLSRAIELQPYAGEHYYNRGNAYAGLENYEKAKDDYSKAIELDEEDLESHLNRGLARLKLQDFRGAIDDWNRAIEIDPYNPMPYAKRAGVWNILDQHAEAAHDLHRALELAPDDWEYSDFAQEMLSDIIEQMGFDPTKKD; encoded by the coding sequence ATGAGCTGGCAAAAAGCACTGGAAGCCGTCGAATCGCAACTCGCCGAGCTACGCGAGCAGAGTGATCTGGCCGATCGGACCATCGCCGAGGCGATTCGCAGCACCGCCTGGCGTCAGGACGTCACCTCGCCGCTGTCGGGGCACGAAGACCTGATGTTCCGGCTGGCCTGGTGGCTGTTCGTGCGCGCTCCGGCGCTCGACGTGCGCTACTTTCTGATCGGCCCGATGAGCCTCGACCTGGTCGTCGGCGAGGATCGCTCGCTCGACGAGCTCGTCGAGGAGATTCGCGGCCTCGAGCAGAACAACGAGCTCGGCGAGGACAACGCGCACGACATCAGCGTCGACTTCCTCGACGAGCACCTGAGCACCTTCGAGAAGCACGCCAAGCTCGTCGACCGCGTCCACGAGTTGGGTCGCCGCGAGCTCGAAAAGCCGCTGTCGGAGTCGGTGGCCACCATCCTCGCCAACGAGGAGCAGTTCCGAAAGCTGTACGCCGAGATCACCGACAAATTCGTCGAGGAGTTCGACGAACTCGCGCGCTCGGGGGCCTTCGAAGAGGTGATGCACAGCGCTGGCCACGACCACGACCACGCCCACGACAAAGAATACGAGGAGCTCGACAGCCCCGAAGACTACGTCGCGCGCGCTGAAAAACGCTTCGCCGAGGGCGACCTTCACGGGGCGATGGCCGACTGCAACGCCGCGCTCGAGCTCGACCCGGACATGGTCGACGCCTACCTGCAGCGCGGCGTGGCGCGCGGGGCTCACGAAGATATCCAGGATGCCATCGTCGACTTCACCGAGGCCCTGCAGCGCGAGCCCGACCACGTCGCCGCGCTCATCAACCGCGGGCTGGCCTACTACGGCACCGAGCAATTCGAGCAGGCGCTCGAAGACTTCGACCGCGCCGCCGAGGCCGACGACGAGGCCCCCGAGGTCTTCGCCAACCGCGGCATCGTGCGCGTGGCCCTCGACGACCTCGAAGGCGCCGAGGAAGACTTCGACCGCGCCATCCAGCTCGACCCTGACTCGGTCATCGCCTACTCGAACCGCGCCATGGTCCACCGCGCCCGCGGCGACGTTCGCGAGGCTATCCTCGACTACGAAAAGGCGATCGACATCGACGAGAACTACGCCGAGGCGTGGTCGGCGCTCGGCTTTATCTTCCTGTCCGCCGAGTATTACGACGAGGCCATCAATCACCTGTCGCGCGCCATCGAGCTGCAGCCGTACGCCGGCGAGCACTACTACAACCGCGGCAACGCCTACGCCGGCCTCGAGAACTACGAGAAGGCCAAGGACGACTACTCCAAGGCCATCGAGCTCGACGAGGAGGACCTCGAATCCCACCTCAACCGCGGCCTGGCGCGCCTGAAGCTCCAGGACTTCCGCGGCGCCATCGACGACTGGAACCGCGCCATCGAGATCGACCCGTACAACCCGATGCCGTATGCCAAGCGCGCCGGCGTCTGGAATATCCTCGACCAGCACGCCGAGGCCGCCCACGACCTGCACCGTGCGCTCGAGCTCGCCCCGGACGATTGGGAGTACAGCGATTTCGCCCAGGAGATGCTCTCGGACATCATCGAGCAGATGGGCTTTGACCCGACGAAGAAGGATTGA